From Halichoerus grypus chromosome 6, mHalGry1.hap1.1, whole genome shotgun sequence, one genomic window encodes:
- the SMIM10L1 gene encoding small integral membrane protein 10-like protein 1 — MATAAAPSSLALKASSTAGVPSSYGVFCKGLSRTLLAFFELAWQLRMNFPYFYVAGSVILNIRLQVRI; from the coding sequence ATGGCCACCGCGGCGGCTCCGTCTTCCTTGGCCCTCAAAGCCTCCAGCACGGCCGGGGTCCCCAGCTCCTACGGAGTCTTCTGCAAAGGGCTCTCCCGCACCCTGCTCGCCTTCTTCGAGCTGGCCTGGCAGCTGCGCATGAACTTTCCGTACTTCTACGTCGCAGGCTCGGTGATCCTCAACATCCGCTTGCAGGTACGCATTTAG